TACTGCCCAAGTCAATCTATTCTCAACCAGCTGCTGAGTGATGGATAATCTCTCATTAGTGCCATTAGGATGATTCCACCGTACAATAACCATACTCATCGATGCTAAGTTTAGGCTCTACCGAGATCACTTGGCTCCTGACCTCACCAGAGCTGAATAGCTGACGTAAATTGAGAGTGCCTGCCATTGACATCAAGGCAACATTTGACCAAGTGTGGCATTAAAAAGACTGGCAAAGGTCCTGAGCACCAGGGGAAAACACTGCAATGGTCGcagaaaggaagatggttgtggttatATGAAGTCAGTTATCCAGTCACAAGACATTACTCCAGCAGCTCCTTGGGCCAGAATCcttgaatggacaggaggttccgTTGGTATATTGCCTCCCAAATGCCAGGGACAGAGACAGCTGGGATTGAGCCAATAACATTCCTAAGGGGTggttgagcagccagaggttgtggtccacatcggtaccaatgacataggcaggaagatgAGGTGATGAGGtcttgcaaagtgagttcagagaTTTAGGTGCTAaggtaaaggacaggacctctaaggtggtgatctcaggattgctacccatgccatgtgctagtgaggccagaaataagaATATCATTCAGTTTAACACGTGCCTAAGGAGATGGGGTAGGAGGGAGGCCTTCAGgtttttgaatcattgggctctcgtccaggaaggtgggacctgtatgaCTGAGAAGAGGAGCAATCTCCTTGttggaaggtttgctagtgctgctctggaCAAGTTTAAAGCAAAgttgcagggggctgggaactaGAGCGCCAGGGCAAATACTGGAGTGGTTATGAGCAAGGTAGATATTAGCCTGTATAATTCAGCATGGTGGaactaatttatttttgtttgtttatagATACAACACGGAACAGGCTCTTTCGGCCCAACgtaccacaccacccagcaacccatcttTTTAACtctcgcctaatcacagggcaatttataatgaccaactaacctactaaccagtacacacttggactgtgggaggaaaccggagcacctggaagaaacccacacacaaacgggaagaacatacaaaccttCTGACCGAGGACACCAGAATTCAACTCCTAAGCCCCGAGCTGTAATtaactaaccgctacactaccatggtgccccactaatgttctatgttgtatctatttcaatgcatggagtattgtaggtaaggcagatgagcatAGAGcttggatcagcacttggaattACGTTAtagtagccattagtgagacttggttgcaggaaagCCAAATTAGGTTAGATCAGTGAAACATTGCAGGCTGAAGGTCTGaattctgctgtactgttctatgttaatcATATTACTTCAAATTTACTGAATACAATGATAAAATACCACCTATTGTGAAATGCTGCTGACATCTAAAGAAATCCTATCGATACATCTATTTCATTATTTCTTCTGTATGCATTCAGGTGATTTTCCTTACAACCAATATATGTGATACAACCCGAATTAACAtcaagtgttctgcaatggaaggGAAGGGTAATAGGAAAGAAGCTCACCTCGAAGGAAAATACAACTATGCAGAAAATTACTTACAAAAGGGCAAGAATTGCAAAGCGTCTGTGATCACAATTAATGTTGGTGGGTTTCTCTACACAACGCAGAGACATACATTAACTAAGCATGTTGATTCCTTGCTGGAAGCTTTGATAAATGGCAAAACTCAGAGCAGTTTTGACGGCGATGGGAACTACTTCATTGACCGCGATGGCTTGCTGTTCAGGCATGTCCTTAATTTCCTACGAAATGGTGAGCTTCTCTTACCAGAAGGATTTCAAGAGATTCAACTTTTAGCACAGGAGGCAGAATTCTATCAGATAAAACCCCTAATAGAGGCTCTGAAAATCAAGTCAGCTCATGTGCAACAGGCGCCAGAGGTCACATTCCTAGAAATAATCGACAGCCACGATCGCTCTCATGGCCTCAAAATCTACTGCAATTCTGCAGATTTCATTGCAAGGATCAAGTCGCGCATAATTCAAGTGTCCAAAAGCCGTCTAGATGGATTTCCTGAAGAATTTGTGGTCTCATCACATGTCATCCAGTTTAAGTTCTTCATCAAATCTGAAAGTGGGGCACGTCTGGTTCTCAAGGAAGACAACACATTTGTTTGCACGCTGGAGACCCTAAAGTTTGAGGCCATCATGATGGCTTTAAAGAATGACTTCAAGTTGCTGACCAGTTTGGATAGCTCTAGGGGGTCTATTGTTCAAAGTGATGCACTTCATTTTCTGAAGTAAATCCAGTTTCAGAAGAAATACATGTCATAAACAGAGGTAATATTACTCTTTTGTAAATGCTATGCTACAGTATTTAGACTATAGAACTGACCGCTCAGTCAATATATTACCTTCAAGATATGATATGTTAAGCTCCATTAAACTGTAAAGTACAATTTCAGTCTACTGAATACATTATTATCCAATTTTTACATAAACACTTTGCGTCACCACATCACTTTCATGTGTAATCTACTTACTTAGATGTTTAGGACCATTAATTATCTAAAATTACCTAAAGTGCAAAGTACTGCTATTATTTTCTGAATGGGAAAGAAACCAGTAATGTTTCCCATAGTTTCACAACCTTTAAAAATCTTCGTAATCTCTGAAAATGAAATTCTTagggaaaaaaaatatttttctacACCTTCATTTTGAAAAAGTAAGTTCTTACCTTAATTATtgagtttttaaattatttcagcTTTCTTACGTAAGTTTTAAATTTAGTGATTAGAAAGTTATCTCTAGAGATGACACAATTTCACTGGAATACTTCAGGGACAAACAGACACAACTACAGTGTGCTACACTAGGACAGAACTGTAAATTTTATATCAAAATAATTCAGGATAAAGTTAATTTAGTGCATAAGGCTGTTCTCATTTAATCACCAGGATTCAGTAATCATTTTTACATTCAAGCTTTTCATTGCATTATAAAGTTATTCAGTCATAAACGGTTCATTTGTTCTCTACACAGAAGCTTAGGAAGAATAATGGCATCGTTTCAGCGCAGTCACGGTTTTCTTCAAATTAGATGCCTCAGATTGAAGATACTCATCTCCTTGAATTAAAATC
The Hemitrygon akajei chromosome 5, sHemAka1.3, whole genome shotgun sequence DNA segment above includes these coding regions:
- the kctd4 gene encoding BTB/POZ domain-containing protein KCTD4, which produces MEGKGNRKEAHLEGKYNYAENYLQKGKNCKASVITINVGGFLYTTQRHTLTKHVDSLLEALINGKTQSSFDGDGNYFIDRDGLLFRHVLNFLRNGELLLPEGFQEIQLLAQEAEFYQIKPLIEALKIKSAHVQQAPEVTFLEIIDSHDRSHGLKIYCNSADFIARIKSRIIQVSKSRLDGFPEEFVVSSHVIQFKFFIKSESGARLVLKEDNTFVCTLETLKFEAIMMALKNDFKLLTSLDSSRGSIVQSDALHFLK